From a single Anomaloglossus baeobatrachus isolate aAnoBae1 chromosome 4, aAnoBae1.hap1, whole genome shotgun sequence genomic region:
- the LOC142302934 gene encoding olfactory receptor 11H6-like — translation MQESNLTVVTEFLLLGFQIRQYSRTFLFCLFFVVYCFALCGNLLIIALVSTSKILHTPMYFFISQLSISDILVITDIVPNMLHILLNNGGTITVIDCITQFYFLCASEAFECFILAVMSYDRYVAICNPLRYSSIMTSGYCLILSIACWVFGFFIILIYIIKTAQLIFCGPNTIDHLFCDIVPLLELACSDTSIIQLEIYIIGFPYVFIPTTIIVISYTYIVVTVLSIPSSTGRQKAFSTCSSHLIVVSIYYWTIFSVYVVPTKGLTLTMSKILSLLYTVFTPFINPIIYSLRNKDISKAIQDTMYKASFRHI, via the coding sequence ATGCAGGAAAGCAATCTGACTGTGGTGACTGAGTTCTTACTTTTAGGATTTCAGATCAGGCAATATTCAAGAACTTTCTTATTCTGCCTTTTCTTTGTGGTTTATTGCTTTGCATTATGTGGGAATCTCCTGATTATCGCCCTGGTGTCCACCAGCAAGATCCTCCATACTCCGATGTACTTCTTCATCTCACAACTGTCCATCAGTGACATCTTGGTGATCACAGATATTGTCCCCAATATGCTCCACATCCTACTGAATAATGGGGGGACCATTACGGTTATTGACTGCATCACTCAGTTTTATTTCCTATGTGCTTCTGAAGCATTTGAATGTTTTATCCTCGCTGTGATGTCTTATGACCGATATGTGGCCATCTGTAATCCCCTCCGCTACTCCTCCATCATGACAAGTGGATACTGTTTGATATTGTCCATTGCGTGTTGGGTGTTTGGATTTTTTATTATATTGATTTATATTATAAAAACTGCACAGCTCATTTTTTGTGGCCCAAACACCATTGACCATTTATTCTGTGACATTGTCCCTTTACTAGAACTTGCCTGTTCTGATACCTCCATTATCCAGTTGGAGATATATATAATCGGCTTTCCCTATGTCTTTATTCCAACCACAATCATTGTGATATCTTATACTTATATTGTTGTAACAGTCCTAAGTATCCCATCCAGCACCGGTAGacagaaagccttctccacctgcagctcccacctcattGTGGTCTCCATATACTACTGGACAATTTTTAGCGTTTATGTCGTTCCAACAAAAGGCTTAACGCTCACCATGAGTAAGATCCTATCACTGTTATATACAGTGTTCACTCCTTTTATCAACCCCATTATATACAGTCTGAGAAATAAGGATATTAGCAAAGCCATACAGGACACAATGTATAAGGCCTCATTTAGACATATTTGA